ATGAGCCTTTAAATATTCAACAACTTCTAACATAGAAGTCAAAACAGTATCTGCCAAAGAAAACCGAGCATCTGTTTTATCTTCCGGAATTACAATTGTTTTCATAGAAGCAGCTTTTGCAGCAATTAAACCTGTAACACTATCTTCTAGCACCAAACAATTACTAGGTTGTACGCCTAGTTTTTTAGCAACTTTTAAATACACTGCAGGATGAGGTTTCCCATAAACTTCATTATCGGCACTACAAACAACATCAAAATAATGCGCTATAGACAATCTATTAAAAACAGCTTTAATAATTTGTGGACTAGATGAGGTAGCTAAAGCAATCTGATAGTTGTTTTCTTTTAAAAAATCTAACAATTCATACAAGCCTGTTTTAGCGTTCCCTTTTTCATTAATTAAACTTGCAACTGCAGTAATAATTTCTTGCTCTAATAATTGTGGAGAAACTTTTAACGAATGTAATTGACACCAAGTAAGTGCAACATCATCAATTCTTTTCCCCATTGTATATTGTATACAATCTGCTACAGTAATCGGTGTATTGTATTTTAATAAGATGTTAATTTGTGCTTGTCTCCAAAAAGGTTCAGAGTCAATAATAACACCATCCATATCAAAAATAAAGGTGTTTAGAACCATTGATGTTAATTTAGAATAGTACTCCGCCAAGGTACTGAATATCGTGTAGAATTTCAGTTCATAATACGCCTTATTTATTTTAAAAAACATCAGTTAAGATATACAGAAATCACTGAATATATAAACATTACTTTTGGTTAAAAACAAAAGTTGTTACTACAGTTTCTTTAAAATTTTATTAAATAATCTTCATCTGTAACATTAATAGAACACTCTTTTTTAAGTAGCAAAAATAGGTGTGAAGTGGAATCTGTGTGTAATCGTATTATCTATTAAATAAATTCATAACCAATGTTTCAAATAGCTATTAAAAATAGGTTATATTATAATAAACAAGTAGTTTAGTCAAAAAAATAGTACTTTTAGCTTTAAGCCACAAAACTTGGTGGCATTAACAGAATAAATCCCCCTTATATGTTAGAAAAATTAATTTCAAGAAATAATATAACAATTCATGGTGATGGTAACAAATCGATGTTATTTGTTCATGGTTATGGATGCGATCAGAATATGTGGCGGTTTATTACTCCCCAATTTAAAAAGGATTACAAAATAATTCTTATTGATCTTGTTGGTTCAGGGAAATCTGATGAAAATGCGTATGATTTTGATAAATATAGTTCGCTAGATGGTTATGCAGACGACATCGTTGAAATTTGTGATGCCTTAGATTTAAAGAATCTAACTTTTGTTGGACATTCTGTAAGTGCAATGATAGGCGTACTTGCTAATTTAAAAAGACCTGCTATTTTCGAAAAATTAATTATGATTGGTCCATCTCCAAGATACATTAATGATAATAATTATTATGGAGGTTTTTCTCAAAATGATATTGATGAGCTTATAGCTACTTTAGAATCTAACTACTTAGGTTGGTCTAGTGCTATGGCACCTGCTATTATGGGGAATGATGAAAAACCAGAACTAGCAGAAGAATTAGAACAAAGTTTTTGTCAAACCAATCCTGAAATAGCAAAGCACTTCGCAAAAGTTACTTTCTTAGGAGATAACAGAAGTGACCTTGATAAACTTACTACAGATACTCTTATATTACAATGCAACTCAGATGTTATAGCATCAATAGAAGTAGGGCAGTATGTACATAAACATGTTTCTAATAGTAAATTTGTTTTATTAGACGCAACAGGTCATTGTCCACACCTTAGTGCTCCTAACCAAACGATCGAAGCAATGAAAAGCTATTTAATATAAATTCTAATAAACGAGCTACAAATCTTAATGAATTATAACATAGACTATAAAGAACTTTATAACACTTCTCCTTACGGTTATTTTTGCTCATTA
The window above is part of the Polaribacter sp. SA4-12 genome. Proteins encoded here:
- the hxpB gene encoding hexitol phosphatase HxpB, whose amino-acid sequence is MVLNTFIFDMDGVIIDSEPFWRQAQINILLKYNTPITVADCIQYTMGKRIDDVALTWCQLHSLKVSPQLLEQEIITAVASLINEKGNAKTGLYELLDFLKENNYQIALATSSSPQIIKAVFNRLSIAHYFDVVCSADNEVYGKPHPAVYLKVAKKLGVQPSNCLVLEDSVTGLIAAKAASMKTIVIPEDKTDARFSLADTVLTSMLEVVEYLKAH
- a CDS encoding alpha/beta fold hydrolase, with product MLEKLISRNNITIHGDGNKSMLFVHGYGCDQNMWRFITPQFKKDYKIILIDLVGSGKSDENAYDFDKYSSLDGYADDIVEICDALDLKNLTFVGHSVSAMIGVLANLKRPAIFEKLIMIGPSPRYINDNNYYGGFSQNDIDELIATLESNYLGWSSAMAPAIMGNDEKPELAEELEQSFCQTNPEIAKHFAKVTFLGDNRSDLDKLTTDTLILQCNSDVIASIEVGQYVHKHVSNSKFVLLDATGHCPHLSAPNQTIEAMKSYLI